In Burkholderia savannae, one genomic interval encodes:
- the glcF gene encoding glycolate oxidase subunit GlcF, with amino-acid sequence MQTNLADFIRHTPDGEDADAILRKCVHCGFCTATCPTYQLLGDELDGPRGRVYLIKQMLEGAEVTRSTQQHLDRCLTCRSCETTCPSGVEYGRLVDIGRKVVEAKVPRPLSQRIVRRLLASFVPNAAVFAPVMRLGQHVRPLLPKRLRDKVPPRARLLAWPSAPRERRVLMLAGCVQPSMMPNINIATARVLDALGIETVVAPEAGCCGAIRLHLGYHDEALDDARRNIDAWWPHVERGVEAIVMNASGCGATVLEYAHLLRGDAAYADKARRIVGLTKDLSELLGGFEAELIALTRRRGIHTVAYHPPCTLQHGQQLRGKVERLLEALGIEVRLPADSHLCCGSAGTYSLTQPSLAYKLRKQKLAKLQATEPQMIVSANIGCIAHLQSGTQVPVVHWVQLVENLLYG; translated from the coding sequence ATGCAGACGAACCTCGCCGATTTCATCCGCCATACGCCCGACGGCGAAGATGCCGACGCGATCCTGCGCAAGTGCGTGCACTGCGGCTTCTGCACCGCGACCTGCCCGACCTATCAGCTGCTCGGCGACGAGCTCGACGGCCCGCGCGGGCGCGTCTATCTGATCAAGCAGATGCTCGAAGGCGCGGAAGTCACCCGCAGCACGCAGCAGCATCTGGACCGCTGCCTCACCTGCCGCAGTTGCGAGACGACCTGCCCGTCGGGCGTCGAGTACGGCCGGCTCGTCGACATCGGCCGCAAGGTCGTCGAGGCGAAGGTGCCGCGGCCGCTGTCGCAGCGCATCGTGCGCCGGCTGCTCGCGAGCTTCGTGCCGAACGCCGCCGTGTTCGCGCCCGTCATGCGGCTCGGCCAGCACGTGCGGCCGCTGTTGCCGAAGCGGCTGCGCGACAAGGTGCCGCCGCGCGCGCGCCTGCTCGCGTGGCCGAGCGCGCCGCGCGAGCGCCGCGTGCTGATGCTCGCGGGCTGCGTGCAGCCGTCGATGATGCCCAACATCAACATCGCGACCGCGCGCGTGCTCGACGCGCTCGGCATCGAAACCGTGGTCGCGCCGGAGGCCGGCTGCTGCGGCGCGATCCGGCTGCACCTCGGCTATCACGACGAGGCGCTCGACGACGCGCGCCGCAACATCGACGCGTGGTGGCCGCACGTCGAGCGCGGCGTCGAGGCGATCGTGATGAACGCGTCCGGCTGCGGCGCGACGGTGCTCGAATACGCGCACCTGCTGCGCGGCGATGCGGCGTACGCGGACAAGGCGCGCCGCATCGTCGGGCTGACGAAGGACCTGTCCGAGCTGCTCGGCGGCTTCGAGGCCGAGCTGATCGCGCTCACGCGCCGGCGCGGAATCCACACGGTCGCCTACCATCCGCCGTGCACGCTGCAGCACGGCCAGCAGTTGCGCGGCAAGGTCGAGCGGCTGCTGGAGGCGCTCGGCATCGAGGTGCGCCTGCCCGCCGACAGCCATCTGTGCTGCGGCTCGGCGGGCACCTACTCGCTCACGCAGCCGTCGCTCGCGTACAAGCTGCGCAAGCAGAAGCTCGCGAAGCTGCAGGCGACCGAGCCGCAGATGATCGTGTCGGCGAACATCGGCTGCATCGCGCATCTGCAAAGCGGCACGCAGGTGCCCGTCGTGCACTGGGTGCAGCTCGTCGAGAACCTGCTTTACGGCTGA
- the glcE gene encoding glycolate oxidase subunit GlcE, with protein sequence MEEDDIVAGWAARIREAAASGRALRIRGGGTKDWYGQALDGEILDARAHHGLVSYDPAELVVTARAGTSLAELEATLAERGQMLPFEPPHFGRGATIGGAVAAGLAGPRRATTGAPRDFVLGVTILNGRGDMLRFGGQVVKNVAGYDVSRLMAGSLGTLGLMLDLSIKVLPIPAAEVTLKFDMSATDAVRKLNEWAGRPFPLSASAWRYGTLVLRLSGAEAAVKSAKNALGGEAVDAVEAERFWEGVREQNDPFFSSLAPGHALWRLSLPSITEPMHLPGTQMMEWGGAQRWWITDADAQTVRMSAKQAGGHATLFRASESYDKSAGVFTPLPAPLMKIHRGLKTAFDPARIFNRGRLYPDL encoded by the coding sequence ATGGAAGAGGACGACATCGTCGCGGGGTGGGCCGCGCGCATCCGCGAAGCCGCGGCGAGCGGCCGCGCGCTGCGCATACGCGGCGGCGGCACGAAGGACTGGTACGGCCAGGCGCTCGACGGAGAAATCCTCGACGCGCGCGCGCATCACGGCCTCGTGTCGTACGACCCGGCCGAGCTCGTCGTCACCGCGCGCGCGGGCACGTCGCTCGCCGAGCTCGAGGCGACGCTCGCCGAGCGCGGCCAGATGCTGCCGTTCGAGCCGCCGCACTTCGGGCGCGGCGCGACGATCGGCGGCGCGGTCGCGGCGGGCCTCGCCGGCCCGCGCCGCGCGACGACGGGCGCGCCGCGCGATTTCGTGCTCGGCGTGACGATCCTGAACGGGCGCGGCGACATGCTGCGCTTCGGCGGGCAGGTCGTGAAGAACGTCGCGGGCTACGACGTGTCGCGGCTGATGGCGGGCTCGCTCGGCACGCTCGGCCTGATGCTCGATCTGTCGATCAAGGTGCTGCCGATTCCCGCCGCCGAAGTCACGCTGAAGTTCGACATGAGCGCGACCGACGCGGTGCGCAAGCTCAACGAATGGGCGGGCCGCCCGTTCCCGCTGTCGGCGAGCGCGTGGCGCTACGGCACGCTCGTGCTGCGGCTGTCCGGCGCGGAAGCGGCCGTGAAGAGCGCGAAGAACGCGCTCGGCGGCGAGGCCGTCGACGCTGTCGAGGCCGAGCGCTTCTGGGAAGGCGTGCGCGAGCAGAACGATCCGTTCTTCTCGTCGCTCGCGCCGGGGCACGCGCTGTGGCGCCTGTCGCTGCCGTCGATCACCGAGCCGATGCATCTGCCGGGCACGCAGATGATGGAATGGGGCGGCGCGCAGCGCTGGTGGATCACCGATGCCGACGCGCAGACGGTGCGGATGAGCGCGAAGCAGGCAGGCGGCCACGCGACGCTCTTTCGCGCGAGCGAAAGCTACGACAAAAGCGCGGGCGTGTTCACGCCGCTGCCCGCGCCGCTGATGAAAATTCACCGCGGGCTGAAGACTGCGTTCGATCCGGCGCGCATCTTCAACCGCGGCCGGCTCTACCCCGATCTCTAA
- a CDS encoding FAD-linked oxidase C-terminal domain-containing protein, which translates to MNAPAELSADLRAQRQREIVQALMAVLPTHCLLYRDEDTAAYECDALSAYRRLPLAVALPETESQVQRIVQICRRMDVPIVPRGAGTSLSGGALPIGHGVVLSLARFTRIVEVDSYARTATVQPGVRNLAISEAAAPYGLYYAPDPSSQIACTIGGNVAENSGGVHCLKYGLTCHNVLRVRGVTSDGEIVEFGSLALDTPGLDLLAVTIGSEGMFIVVTEVTVRLIPKPQAAQLVMASFDDVVKGGEAVAAIIASGIIPAGLEMMDKPATQAVETFTHAGYDLDAAAILLCESDGTPEEVAEEIVRMTAVLREHGATRIQVSRSEAERLRFWSGRKNAFPAAGRISPDYYCMDGTVPRRAIGPLLARIEQMETKYGLRCINVFHAGDGNMHPLILFNANDPDELHRAEEFGADILETCVEFGGTVTGEHGVGVEKLNSMCVQFSREECDAFFAVKRAFDPPELLNPDKGIPTRARCAEYGRMHVRGGLLPHPDLPRF; encoded by the coding sequence ATGAACGCCCCCGCCGAACTGTCGGCCGATCTGCGCGCGCAGCGCCAGCGCGAAATCGTGCAGGCGCTGATGGCCGTGCTGCCGACCCACTGCCTGCTGTATCGCGACGAGGACACGGCCGCGTACGAATGCGACGCGCTCTCCGCGTATCGCAGGCTGCCGCTCGCGGTCGCGCTGCCGGAGACCGAATCGCAGGTGCAGCGGATCGTGCAGATCTGCCGGCGGATGGACGTGCCGATCGTGCCGCGCGGCGCGGGCACGAGCCTGTCGGGCGGCGCGCTGCCGATCGGGCACGGCGTCGTGCTGTCGCTCGCGCGCTTCACGCGGATCGTCGAAGTCGATTCGTACGCGCGCACGGCGACGGTCCAGCCGGGCGTGCGCAATCTCGCGATTTCCGAAGCCGCCGCGCCGTATGGGCTCTACTACGCGCCCGATCCGTCGTCGCAGATCGCCTGCACGATCGGCGGCAACGTGGCCGAGAACTCGGGCGGCGTGCATTGCCTGAAGTACGGGCTCACGTGCCACAACGTGCTGCGCGTGCGCGGCGTGACGAGCGACGGCGAGATCGTCGAATTCGGCTCGCTCGCGCTCGACACGCCCGGCCTCGACCTGCTCGCCGTCACGATCGGCAGCGAAGGCATGTTCATCGTCGTCACCGAAGTGACGGTGCGGCTGATTCCGAAGCCGCAGGCCGCGCAGCTCGTGATGGCGAGCTTCGACGACGTCGTCAAGGGCGGCGAGGCGGTCGCCGCGATCATCGCGTCGGGCATCATCCCGGCCGGCCTCGAGATGATGGACAAGCCGGCGACGCAGGCGGTCGAGACGTTCACGCACGCGGGCTACGACCTCGACGCGGCCGCGATCCTGCTGTGCGAATCGGACGGCACGCCGGAGGAAGTCGCCGAGGAAATCGTGCGGATGACCGCGGTGCTGCGCGAGCACGGCGCGACGCGCATCCAGGTGTCGCGCAGCGAGGCCGAGCGGCTGCGCTTCTGGTCGGGCCGCAAGAACGCGTTCCCGGCCGCGGGCCGCATTTCGCCCGACTATTACTGCATGGACGGCACGGTGCCGCGCCGCGCGATCGGGCCGCTTCTCGCGCGCATCGAGCAGATGGAGACGAAATACGGGCTGCGCTGCATCAACGTGTTTCACGCGGGCGACGGCAACATGCACCCGCTCATCCTGTTCAACGCGAACGATCCCGACGAGCTGCACCGCGCGGAGGAATTCGGCGCGGACATCCTCGAGACGTGCGTCGAATTCGGCGGCACGGTGACGGGCGAGCACGGCGTCGGCGTCGAGAAGCTGAATTCGATGTGCGTGCAATTCTCGCGCGAGGAATGCGACGCGTTCTTCGCCGTCAAGCGCGCGTTCGATCCGCCCGAGCTGCTGAATCCGGACAAGGGAATCCCGACCCGCGCGCGCTGCGCCGAATACGGGCGCATGCACGTGCGCGGCGGGCTGCTGCCGCATCCGGACCTGCCGCGCTTCTGA
- a CDS encoding FAD-binding oxidoreductase, producing MNHPAPPHRPLPAAFVDALAARFGARMSTAEAVRAHHGRDESPFDPQLPDAVVFAQTADDVRDVVGLCARHAVPLIPYGVGSSLEGHLLAVRGGVSLDLSEMNRVLSIDADDLTATVEPGVTRRALNDALRDTGLFFPIDPGADASIGGMTATRASGTNAVRYGTMRENVLGLTAVLADGRVVKTGTRARKSSAGYDLTRLFVGSEGTLGVITEITLRLHPQPEAVSAAVCAFGSMSAAARAVIETIQIGVPIARVEFVDALAVRAINRNAHLGLVEAPTLFFEFHGTESGVREQARQVEELAAQNGGQGFEWATRPEDRTRLWSARHHAYFSMLQLKPGCRAVTTDVCVPISQLAACVEETEVDLNASSLPCPIVGHVGDGNFHVAILVDPAKPEELAEAEALNDRIVERALRMGGTCTGEHGVGLHKMRFLAAEHGENAVDAMRAIKRALDPDNLMNPGKIFTIDA from the coding sequence GTGAACCACCCCGCCCCGCCGCATCGCCCGCTGCCTGCCGCCTTCGTCGACGCGCTCGCCGCCCGGTTCGGCGCACGCATGTCGACTGCGGAAGCCGTGCGCGCCCATCACGGCCGCGACGAGTCGCCGTTCGATCCGCAACTGCCGGACGCCGTCGTGTTCGCGCAAACGGCCGACGACGTGCGCGACGTCGTCGGCCTCTGCGCGCGGCACGCCGTGCCGCTCATTCCGTACGGCGTCGGCTCGTCGCTCGAAGGCCATCTGCTCGCCGTGCGGGGCGGCGTGTCGCTCGATCTGTCGGAGATGAACCGCGTGCTGTCGATCGACGCCGACGACCTCACCGCGACGGTCGAGCCCGGCGTCACGCGCCGCGCGCTCAACGACGCGCTGCGCGACACCGGCCTCTTCTTCCCGATCGACCCGGGCGCGGACGCGAGCATCGGCGGAATGACCGCGACGCGCGCGTCGGGCACGAATGCGGTGCGCTACGGCACGATGCGCGAGAACGTGCTCGGCCTCACGGCCGTGCTCGCGGACGGCCGCGTCGTGAAGACGGGCACGCGCGCGCGCAAGTCGTCGGCGGGCTACGATCTCACGCGGCTTTTCGTCGGCTCGGAAGGCACGCTCGGCGTGATCACCGAGATCACGCTGCGATTGCATCCGCAGCCCGAGGCGGTGTCGGCCGCCGTGTGCGCGTTCGGATCGATGAGCGCCGCCGCGCGCGCGGTGATCGAGACGATCCAGATCGGCGTGCCGATCGCGCGCGTCGAATTCGTCGACGCGCTCGCCGTGCGCGCGATCAATCGCAACGCGCATCTCGGGCTCGTCGAGGCGCCGACGCTCTTCTTCGAATTCCACGGCACCGAATCGGGCGTGCGCGAGCAGGCGCGGCAGGTCGAGGAACTCGCCGCGCAAAACGGCGGCCAGGGCTTCGAATGGGCGACGCGCCCCGAGGATCGCACGCGCCTCTGGTCCGCGCGCCATCACGCGTATTTCTCGATGCTGCAGCTGAAGCCCGGCTGCCGCGCGGTGACGACCGACGTCTGCGTGCCGATCTCGCAGCTCGCCGCGTGCGTCGAGGAAACCGAGGTCGATCTGAACGCGTCGTCGCTGCCGTGCCCGATCGTCGGCCACGTCGGCGACGGCAACTTCCACGTCGCGATCCTCGTCGATCCGGCGAAGCCCGAAGAGCTCGCCGAAGCGGAGGCGCTCAACGACCGGATCGTCGAGCGCGCGCTGCGCATGGGCGGCACCTGCACGGGCGAGCACGGCGTGGGGCTGCACAAGATGCGCTTTCTCGCGGCCGAGCACGGCGAGAACGCGGTCGACGCGATGCGCGCGATCAAGCGCGCGCTCGATCCGGACAATCTGATGAATCCCGGCAAGATCTTCACGATCGACGCATGA
- a CDS encoding cob(I)yrinic acid a,c-diamide adenosyltransferase yields the protein MGNRLSKIATRTGDDGTTGLGDGSRVRKDDARIAAIGDVDELNSQIGVLLAEPLPDDIRAALSTIQHDLFDLGGELCIPGHAAITDAHLAHLDGWLAHYNAQLPPLREFILPGGARAAALAHVCRTVCRRAERSIVALGAHEALNAAPRRYVNRLSDLLFVLARVLNRAAGGADVLWDRAR from the coding sequence ATGGGCAATCGCTTGAGCAAGATCGCGACCCGCACGGGCGACGACGGCACGACGGGCCTCGGCGACGGCAGCCGCGTGCGCAAGGACGATGCGCGGATCGCGGCGATCGGCGACGTCGACGAGCTGAACTCGCAGATCGGCGTGCTGCTCGCCGAGCCGCTGCCGGACGACATTCGCGCGGCGCTCTCGACGATCCAGCACGATCTGTTCGATCTGGGCGGCGAGCTTTGCATTCCGGGGCATGCGGCGATCACCGACGCGCATCTCGCGCACCTCGACGGCTGGCTCGCGCACTACAACGCGCAACTGCCGCCGCTCCGGGAATTCATCCTGCCGGGCGGCGCGCGCGCGGCGGCGCTCGCGCACGTGTGCCGGACCGTGTGCCGCCGCGCGGAGCGCTCGATCGTCGCGCTCGGCGCGCACGAGGCGCTCAACGCGGCGCCGCGCCGCTACGTGAACCGGCTGTCGGATCTGCTGTTCGTGCTCGCGCGCGTGCTGAACCGCGCGGCGGGCGGCGCCGACGTGTTGTGGGACCGCGCGCGCTGA
- the hmpA gene encoding NO-inducible flavohemoprotein has product MTQMTAEQMARVKATAPVLAEHGATITKHFYQRMFGRHPELKNVFNQTHQKTGSQPETLAKAVYAYAANIDNLGALGGAVSRIAHKHASLNIRPEHYPIVGENLLASIVEVLGDAVDPDTLDAWRVAYGQLAAILIGAEANLYENAAWSGFRPFKVAKKVRESDEITSFYLTPADGGAAPGFEPGQYVSVKRFVGDMGVDQPRQYSLSDAPHGQWLRISVKREAGRSEEVPAGKVSTLMHDGVGVDSIVEVTAPMGDFTLNRNASTPVVLISGGVGITPMMSMASALVASGSEREVRFLHACRSAHAHAFRDWLNDAADAHPNVKRAVFYEEVGPNDRPGVDHDHEGRITPAALERHALVPDADYYICGPIAFMKQQRDALVALGVAPERVQTEIFGSGALE; this is encoded by the coding sequence ATGACTCAGATGACCGCCGAGCAAATGGCCCGAGTGAAAGCGACCGCCCCGGTTCTCGCGGAGCACGGCGCGACGATCACGAAGCACTTCTATCAACGGATGTTCGGGCGTCATCCCGAGTTGAAGAACGTCTTCAACCAGACGCACCAGAAGACGGGCAGCCAGCCGGAGACGCTCGCGAAGGCGGTCTACGCGTACGCGGCGAACATCGACAATCTCGGCGCGCTCGGCGGCGCCGTGTCGCGGATCGCGCACAAGCACGCGAGCCTCAACATCCGGCCGGAGCACTATCCGATCGTCGGCGAGAACCTGCTTGCGTCGATCGTCGAGGTGCTCGGCGACGCGGTCGATCCGGACACGCTCGATGCATGGCGCGTCGCGTACGGCCAGCTCGCGGCGATTCTGATCGGCGCGGAGGCGAATCTGTACGAGAACGCCGCGTGGAGCGGCTTCCGCCCGTTCAAGGTCGCGAAGAAGGTGCGCGAGAGCGACGAGATCACGTCGTTCTACCTGACGCCCGCCGACGGCGGCGCGGCGCCAGGGTTCGAGCCGGGCCAGTACGTTTCGGTGAAGCGCTTCGTCGGCGACATGGGCGTCGACCAGCCGCGCCAGTACAGCCTGTCCGACGCGCCGCACGGCCAGTGGCTGCGCATCTCGGTCAAGCGCGAAGCGGGGCGCAGCGAGGAAGTGCCGGCGGGCAAGGTGTCGACGCTGATGCACGACGGCGTCGGCGTCGATTCGATCGTCGAGGTCACCGCGCCGATGGGCGACTTCACGCTGAACCGCAACGCGTCGACGCCCGTCGTGCTGATTTCGGGCGGGGTTGGGATCACGCCGATGATGTCGATGGCGTCGGCGCTCGTCGCGTCTGGCAGCGAGCGCGAAGTGCGCTTCCTGCACGCTTGCCGGTCGGCGCACGCGCACGCGTTCCGCGACTGGCTGAACGATGCGGCGGACGCGCATCCGAACGTGAAGCGTGCGGTGTTCTACGAGGAAGTCGGCCCGAACGACCGGCCGGGCGTCGATCACGACCACGAAGGGCGGATCACGCCGGCGGCGCTCGAGCGCCACGCGCTCGTGCCGGACGCCGACTACTACATCTGCGGTCCGATCGCATTCATGAAGCAGCAGCGCGATGCGCTCGTCGCGCTTGGCGTCGCGCCGGAGCGCGTGCAGACGGAGATCTTCGGCTCGGGCGCGCTCGAATGA
- the aroG gene encoding 3-deoxy-7-phosphoheptulonate synthase AroG yields MPPHNTDDVRIRELKELIPPAHLIREFALSEAVSELIYNSRQAMHRILHGMDDRLIVIIGPCSIHDTKAALEYAGRLVKERERFKSELEIVMRVYFEKPRTTVGWKGLINDPHLDNSFKINDGLRTARELLLQINEMGLPAGTEYLDMISPQYIADLISWGAIGARTTESQVHRELASGLSCPVGFKNGTDGNVKIAVDAIKAASQPHHFLSVTKGGHSAIVSTAGNEDCHVILRGGKAPNYDADSVNAACTDIGKAGLAARLMIDASHANSSKKHENQIPVCADIGRQIGAGDERIVGVMVESHLVEGRQDLKEGSPLTYGQSITDACINWDDSVKVLEGLAEAVKARRVSRGSGN; encoded by the coding sequence ATGCCCCCGCACAATACCGACGACGTCCGCATCCGAGAACTCAAGGAGCTGATTCCGCCCGCGCACCTGATCCGCGAATTCGCGCTGAGCGAAGCGGTGTCGGAGCTCATCTACAACTCGCGCCAGGCGATGCACCGAATCCTGCACGGGATGGACGACCGCCTCATCGTCATCATCGGGCCGTGCTCGATCCACGACACGAAGGCCGCGCTCGAATACGCGGGCCGGCTCGTCAAGGAGCGCGAGCGCTTCAAGAGCGAACTCGAGATCGTGATGCGCGTGTACTTCGAGAAGCCGCGCACGACGGTGGGCTGGAAGGGGCTCATCAACGATCCGCACCTCGACAACAGCTTCAAGATCAACGACGGCCTGCGCACCGCGCGCGAGCTGCTGCTGCAGATCAACGAGATGGGGCTGCCCGCCGGCACCGAATACCTCGACATGATCAGCCCGCAGTACATCGCCGATCTGATCTCGTGGGGCGCGATCGGCGCGCGCACGACCGAATCGCAGGTGCACCGCGAGCTCGCGTCGGGGCTGTCGTGCCCGGTCGGCTTCAAGAACGGCACCGACGGCAACGTGAAGATCGCGGTCGACGCGATCAAGGCCGCATCGCAGCCGCACCATTTCCTGTCGGTGACGAAGGGCGGCCACTCGGCGATCGTGTCGACGGCCGGCAACGAGGATTGCCACGTGATCCTGCGCGGCGGCAAGGCGCCGAACTACGACGCGGACAGCGTGAACGCCGCTTGCACGGACATCGGCAAGGCCGGCCTCGCCGCGCGCTTGATGATCGACGCGAGCCACGCGAACAGCTCGAAGAAGCACGAGAACCAGATTCCGGTCTGCGCGGACATCGGCCGGCAGATCGGCGCGGGCGACGAGCGGATCGTCGGCGTGATGGTCGAGTCGCATCTCGTCGAAGGCCGCCAGGATCTGAAGGAAGGCTCCCCGCTCACGTACGGCCAGAGCATCACCGACGCGTGCATCAACTGGGACGACAGCGTGAAGGTGCTCGAAGGCCTCGCCGAAGCGGTGAAGGCGCGGCGCGTCTCGCGCGGCAGCGGGAACTGA
- the tldD gene encoding metalloprotease TldD, with protein MNIIEPGIRNLALAKDILLTPYGLDESLLTRTLADIFTHRVDYADLYFQATRSEAWSLEEGIVKSGSFSIDQGVGVRAVAGERTAFAYSDDLSPDAILQAAAATKAIAAAGGGKQKIRVASSLKGVSGRDLYLPADPLASLDATAKVKLLERVEQMARGRDPRIKQVMAGLAGEYDVVLVARSDGALAADIRPLVRVSVTVIAEQNGRREIGSGGGGGRFDYGYFTDEVLSRYVDDAVHAALVNLDARPAPAGAMTVVLGPGWPGVLLHEAIGHGLEGDFNRKGSSAFAGRIGEQVAAKGVTVVDDGTLPNRRGSLNIDDEGNPTQCTTLIEDGILKGYIQDTLNARLMKMPVTGNARRESYAALPMPRMTNTYMLNGDKDPQEIIESVKHGLYAVNFGGGQVDITNGKFVFSASEAYMIEDGKITYPVKGATLIGSGPESLKYVSMIGNDMKLDTGVGVCGKEGQSVPVGVGQPTLRLDNMTVGGTAS; from the coding sequence TCGCGTCGACTACGCGGACCTATACTTCCAGGCCACCCGCAGCGAAGCGTGGAGCCTCGAGGAAGGCATCGTCAAATCGGGCAGCTTCAGCATCGACCAGGGCGTCGGCGTGCGCGCGGTCGCGGGCGAGCGCACCGCGTTCGCGTATTCGGACGACCTGTCGCCCGACGCGATCCTCCAGGCGGCCGCCGCGACGAAGGCGATCGCCGCCGCGGGCGGCGGCAAGCAGAAGATCCGCGTCGCATCGTCGCTGAAGGGCGTGTCGGGCCGCGACCTGTACCTGCCCGCCGATCCGCTCGCGTCGCTCGACGCGACCGCGAAGGTGAAGCTCCTCGAGCGCGTCGAGCAAATGGCGCGCGGCCGCGACCCGCGGATCAAGCAGGTGATGGCGGGCCTCGCGGGCGAATACGACGTCGTGCTCGTCGCGCGCAGCGACGGCGCGCTCGCGGCTGACATCCGCCCGCTCGTGCGCGTGTCGGTGACGGTGATCGCCGAGCAGAACGGCCGTCGCGAGATCGGCTCCGGCGGCGGCGGCGGCCGCTTCGACTACGGCTACTTCACCGATGAAGTCCTGTCGCGCTACGTCGACGACGCGGTGCACGCGGCGCTCGTGAACCTCGATGCGCGCCCCGCGCCGGCCGGCGCGATGACGGTCGTGCTCGGGCCGGGCTGGCCGGGCGTGCTGCTGCACGAGGCGATCGGCCACGGCCTCGAGGGCGACTTCAACCGCAAGGGCTCGTCGGCGTTCGCGGGCCGCATCGGCGAGCAGGTCGCCGCGAAGGGCGTGACCGTCGTCGACGACGGCACGCTGCCGAACCGCCGCGGCTCGCTCAACATCGACGACGAAGGCAACCCGACGCAGTGCACGACGCTGATCGAGGACGGCATCCTGAAGGGCTACATCCAGGACACGCTGAACGCGCGCCTGATGAAGATGCCCGTCACCGGCAACGCGCGGCGCGAATCGTACGCGGCGCTGCCGATGCCGCGCATGACGAACACGTACATGCTGAACGGCGACAAGGACCCGCAGGAGATCATCGAATCGGTCAAGCACGGCCTCTACGCGGTGAACTTCGGCGGCGGCCAGGTCGACATCACGAACGGCAAGTTCGTGTTCTCGGCGTCCGAGGCGTACATGATCGAGGACGGCAAGATCACGTATCCGGTGAAGGGCGCGACGCTGATCGGCAGCGGCCCGGAATCGCTCAAGTACGTGAGCATGATCGGCAACGACATGAAGCTCGACACGGGCGTCGGCGTGTGCGGCAAGGAGGGGCAGAGCGTGCCCGTCGGTGTCGGCCAGCCGACGCTGCGGCTCGACAACATGACGGTCGGCGGCACCGCGTCGTAA